In Macaca fascicularis isolate 582-1 chromosome 12, T2T-MFA8v1.1, the genomic stretch gcttcccccccccccccgactGAGGGGAAGCTCAGGGAGGGGGAAGCTCAGGGAGGAGGAAGCTCGGGGTAAGGGAAACCCAGTGAGGGGGAAGCTTAGGGAGGGGGAAGTTCAGGGAGAGGGATGCTGAGTGAGGGTGATACCGAGTGAGGGCGATGCCGAGTGAGGGGGATGCCGAGTGAGGGCGATGCCGAGTGAGGGGGATGCCGAGTGAGGGCGATGCCGAGTGAGGGGGATGCCGAGTGAGGGCGATGCCGAGTGAGGGGGATGCCGAGTGAGGGGGATGCCGAGTGAGGGCGATGCCGAGTGAGGGCGATGCCGAGTGAGGGGGATGCCGAGTGAGGGCGATGCCGAGTGAGGGGGATGCCGAGTGAGGGGGATGCCGAGTGAGGGGGATGCGCAGTGAGGGAGATGCCCAGTGgcaggccaagatgggcggatcacttgagttcaggaattcaagactggcctggccaacatggtgaaaccccgtctctactaaaaatacaaaaaaaaaaaaataataatagccaggcatgttggcatgtgccagtagtcccagctactcagaaggctgaagtaggagaatcgaggtggaggttgtagtgagccaagatcgcaccactgcactccagcaaaaaacaaacaaaatcctcaCATGCCTACCCAACAGCCTTCACACACACCCAAATCCTGACTCCCTAGAGGGAGCAGGAGGGAGTCCACCTCAGCCCTCTCTGGAGCTGCCATCAGGTTCCTTGGCAACCTGCCTTccctaccacacccagctggccCTGGCTGTGTCCTTGGCCCCCATGTGGAACACAGAGGTGGGGCTGGGACAACTGAGCCCGAGTTGGGGCTGGAAGGTGGATGTCTCTTTTGGGGCAGACGGGGCCCCTGTCTTCCCTCTCCAGCCCAGGTAATCTGAGCCCAGCATTGTGTCCATCCTAGAACAGCTGACAAGGCTGTGGTCAGACAGCTGGTGGGGCTGGGCCGGGTTGGCTGGGCTGACTGGGGTGGGAGTGTAGGCTGTTATATGACACCCAGAGCCCGTCTCTCTCTGCCCCAGACCTTGGAGCTGTTGTCCCACCCATCACTGCAGAGAGCTGAGGCGCCATGCATGGGGGCCAGGGGCTGCTGCTCCTCCTGCCGCTGCTGGCTGTCTGCCTGGGTAGGACACAAAGGAATCTCAGCCTAAGGAGTCCCAGAGCTGGGGTCCACGGCCTCAGGGGATGGAGAGCCTGAGGGCTATTGGGGCCTGCCCTGGATCCAGTTCCCTGAGTCTCCACTTCACACCCCCAGGGCCTCCCCAATCTTTCCGCTTCCAAGCTCCTGCTAGGCTCACGCCTGTCTATTGCAGGGGTCCAGGGCCGGAATCAGGAGGAGCGCCTGCTCGCAGACCTGATGCAAAACTACGACCCCAACCTGCGACCTGCGGAACGAGACTCGGATGTGGTCAACGTCAGCCTGAAGCTAACCCTCACCAACCTCATCTCCCTGGTAAGCCGCAGGATGGAGGAGGGGTCAGTGCACCAGGCCCTGGGACCCGCTGGGGATAGCATGGGGTGACTCCAGCCACCAAGAGGTTGGAGGGCCCCACAGGGGACAGGCTGGGGTCTGGAAAACCCCCATGATTGTGGGGGGTGTACTGTCAAGAGGCTGGGGGATGCTTGGCCCCATCGGTGGCCTGTGGGACTGGCACTGAAGTTGGGGCCTGAGCCCTCCATACTGCACCCTTGCACCCCCAGAACGAGCGAGAGGAAGCCCTCACCACCAACGTCTGGATAGAGATGGTAAGAGGCCACCCTGCTACCCTCCTTCCATCAGGGGCCCCACCTCACCACCCCAAGGCCTCCTGAGAGTTGCCTGcccccttcctgcctcttctGTCCTCTTGGGCTGGATGCCCACTCCTAGGGGTGTGGTGCAGCAGAGGGCAGAGGCCTAGCAACTGCCCCTCCCCCTGCAGCAGTGGTGCGACTATCGCCTGCGCTGGGATCCGCGAGACTACGAAGGCCTGTGGGTGCTGAGGGTGCCGTCCACCATGGTGTGGCGGCCGGATATCGTGCTGGAGAACAAGTGAGGAGGGGGCGCAGGCAGGGGTGTGGGGGACAAAGAACACAGGGTCTGGGCCCAGCAGAACAAGGGGGCtctgggaaaagagaaagatgagCAGGGGGTGCAAATTGGGCACCTGTGTGGCTAGGGAAGAACTGGAAGGAGCAGGTGCCAAGGTCAGGGCCCTGGGTATGGCCTCTGACCCCAGGGCCAGCAGACCAGACCCTACGCCAGGCTCTATCCCCTCTGGGCTGGGCCACCTGGTGGGCTGCTCCCTTCCCTGTAACATGGGGCCACAGACGGGTCCTACAGAAGCTGGTGGGAGTCAACAAGACAGGCATGAAAAGTGCATCACTTGGGGGCTGGCACATGGTGTGGGCTTAACACGTTAATcgttattatattattattattattaaaacaagagagagaaagagaagcagaaattAGGAGGTGGTGCCTGAGGAAGTCTGTCTGGGGCAGgggtggcaggaggattgctggggGGACCTAGTGGTCCGGGTGGGAACCACTCAGGGGGTGACAGGCTGGTAGGGACTTGTGTCCCCAGGTCCCTATCCACATGGGGCAGAGGGGCTGGTCTGGGGCTGGGGTGTCGGGGGCTGAGCCCACAGCCTCGTGGCCTGGCCTGTTCTGTGCACACAGCGTGGACGGTGTCTTCGAGGTGGCCCTCTACTGCAATGTGCTCGTGTCCCCTGACGGCTGTATCTACTGGCTGCCGCCTGCCATCTTCCGTTCCGCCTGCTCTATCTCAGTCACCTACTTCCCCTTCGACTGGCAGAACTGCTCCCTTATCTTCCAGTGAGGCCATTTATGGGGGAGGATTAAGAGAGCTGCTCTCAGAGGGccctgggcaggggtggggcaaGGCCTGGGCAAGACTTCTGGCCTTGGCTCCGGCAGCACCTAGAGGCCAAGGGCCTGGCTCCATCTCCCCTGGGCCTCTGTGCCCATCTCAGGCTAAGACGCCTGAAGGTGCCCGAGCTCTCCCTGCTAAGCCCGAGTCCCCTCACTCATCCTCCTtcactgcctcagtttcctcgccAGTGCCCCAAGGGGAGACATTCACACCTGGGGTGCATGGGTGAgaaggcacacatgcacacaacatGCATGTCTGCGCACACACGaaaccactgcacactccaggcCCACGGGGAGGCGGGGCTGTTCTGTGAGAGAGGGGCCCTGGCAGGGAACCCAGCGGAAGCATGTGTGCAACCAAGCCACCCCTGGGCGTCTCTGGGTCTGTTTCCTCAAACCTAAGTGTGGGGAGGAGGGCCTGAGGGAGGGTTCTCCTGTATCTTAGAGGAGCAGTCTTTCCACAAGCAAAACCTGGCAGGGACACTCCCCTCCACAGACACAAGGGTCCTCCTTAGCTAGGCATGTATATTCTACATTGCCATCATCAGCCCCTCCTGCCAGACAGCAGTGGGAGGGACACATGCAGAGTGGCCCTGGGCCCATCAGCCAGGTGAGGgccctgcagcctcctgggccGTCAACTCAATCTTCCTGACCCCAAAGAGCCCTAGGTCCCCTGCTCTCCATATCTCACCACTGGGGTTTTATGGAGAACTCAGAAGCATGGGGCTGCATCTTGCTGAAGCAAAGCTGCCCACACTTGTCCCCAGATGGTCATCCCCATGCAGTCATGGCAGGTCTACCCACTCACATTTAGCCTCTTTCCTCGGTGACTCCCAGGTCCCAGACTTACAGCACCAATGAGATTGATCTGCAGCTGAGTCAGGAAGATGGCCAGACCATCGAGTGGATTTTCATTGACCCTGAGGCCTTCACAGGTAACCCCCACCCAACGGCTCCCCAGGCAGCCTCATCCAGGGCTCCTGCTGGACCAAACTGTGGTCAAGGCTGTACCAAGGTCAAATCCCTCCCATCTAActcaaaatgaaaactacagcAAACCATAAAATACGCTTTTTAAAACGTCCAACAAAGCTCTGACTTTCCTCATGATAATGACTCCAATTTTAGAAGGAGAGGCTCAAGTATCCAATCTCCCACCCCACTTCTGTCCTGCAAGGGTGCCTCCCCTGCTGGTGCTCCTTAGGGCACATGCTGCCCTTGCAGCTGggtcactcaggctgcagggatCTGCCTAGCCCACACTTCCTGTGCCtactcctgcctgcctgcctgcccgcagAGAATGGGGAGTGGGCCATCCAGCACCGACCAGCCAAGATGCTCCTGGACCCAGCGGCACCAGCCCAGGAGGCAGGCCACCAGAAGGTGGTGTTCTACCTGCTCATCCAGCGCAAGCCCCTCTTCTACGTCATCAACATCATCGCCCCCTGCGTGCTCATCTCCTCCGTCGCCATCCTCATCTACTTCCTTCCTGCCAAGGGTACCTGGAGCCTATGGGAGAGCCGTCCAGTAGCACAGGGGATAcctgggaggccggggcgggcccTGCCTGGGGCACAGAGTGGCATTACGACCCAGGACAGAGGCAGCAGGCTACTTCTGGGGTAAGGGTTTCCTCTGTGGGTGGGGAAGGTAGGGACCTGCTCTGAGAGCCTCTCGGTCACTGGCAGCTGGGGGCCAGAAGTGTACCGTCGCTATCAACGTGCTCCTGGCCCAGACTGTCTTCCTTTTCCTTGTGGCCAAGAAGGTGCCTGAAACCTCCCAGGCGGTG encodes the following:
- the CHRNG gene encoding acetylcholine receptor subunit gamma isoform X2, which produces MHGGQGLLLLLPLLAVCLGVQGRNQEERLLADLMQNYDPNLRPAERDSDVVNVSLKLTLTNLISLNEREEALTTNVWIEMQWCDYRLRWDPRDYEGLWVLRVPSTMVWRPDIVLENKSQTYSTNEIDLQLSQEDGQTIEWIFIDPEAFTGCLPCWCSLGHMLPLQLGHSGCRDLPSPHFLCLLLPACLPAENGEWAIQHRPAKMLLDPAAPAQEAGHQKVVFYLLIQRKPLFYVINIIAPCVLISSVAILIYFLPAKAGGQKCTVAINVLLAQTVFLFLVAKKVPETSQAVPLISKYLTFLLVVTILIVVNAVVVLNVSLRSPHTHSMAQGVRKARTFPAHFNILLPTPLHLPLARPWPYSSPATFHSTPILGVS
- the CHRNG gene encoding acetylcholine receptor subunit gamma isoform X4; translated protein: MHGGQGLLLLLPLLAVCLGVQGRNQEERLLADLMQNYDPNLRPAERDSDVVNVSLKLTLTNLISLNEREEALTTNVWIEMQWCDYRLRWDPRDYEGLWVLRVPSTMVWRPDIVLENKSQTYSTNEIDLQLSQEDGQTIEWIFIDPEAFTENGEWAIQHRPAKMLLDPAAPAQEAGHQKVVFYLLIQRKPLFYVINIIAPCVLISSVAILIYFLPAKAGGQKCTVAINVLLAQTVFLFLVAKKVPETSQAVPLISKYLTFLLVVTILIVVNAVVVLNVSLRSPHTHSMAQGVRKARTFPAHFNILLPTPLHLPLARPWPYSSPATFHSTPILGVS
- the CHRNG gene encoding acetylcholine receptor subunit gamma isoform X5, with protein sequence MHGGQGLLLLLPLLAVCLGVQGRNQEERLLADLMQNYDPNLRPAERDSDVVNVSLKLTLTNLISLNEREEALTTNVWIEMQWCDYRLRWDPRDYEGLWVLRVPSTMVWRPDIVLENNVDGVFEVALYCNVLVSPDGCIYWLPPAIFRSACSISVTYFPFDWQNCSLIFQSQTYSTNEIDLQLSQEDGQTIEWIFIDPEAFTENGEWAIQHRPAKMLLDPAAPAQEAGHQKVVFYLLIQRKPLFYVINIIAPCVLISSVAILIYFLPAKAGGQKCTVAINVLLAQTVFLFLVAKKVPETSQAVPLISKYLTFLLVVTILIVVNAVVVLNVSLRSPHTHSMAQGVRKMFLRLLPQLLRMHVRPLAPAAVQDTQPRLQNGSSGWSITTGEVALCLPRSELLFQQWQQQGLVAAALEKLEKGPELEPSQFCGSLKQAAPAIQACVEACNLIARARHQQSHFDNGNEEWFLVGRVLDRVCFLAMLSLFVCGTAGIFLMAHYNRVPALPFPGDPRSYLPSPD
- the CHRNG gene encoding acetylcholine receptor subunit gamma isoform X3, with the protein product MHGGQGLLLLLPLLAVCLGVQGRNQEERLLADLMQNYDPNLRPAERDSDVVNVSLKLTLTNLISLNEREEALTTNVWIEMQWCDYRLRWDPRDYEGLWVLRVPSTMVWRPDIVLENNVDGVFEVALYCNVLVSPDGCIYWLPPAIFRSACSISVTYFPFDWQNCSLIFQSQTYSTNEIDLQLSQEDGQTIEWIFIDPEAFTGCLPCWCSLGHMLPLQLGHSGCRDLPSPHFLCLLLPACLPAENGEWAIQHRPAKMLLDPAAPAQEAGHQKVVFYLLIQRKPLFYVINIIAPCVLISSVAILIYFLPAKAGGQKCTVAINVLLAQTVFLFLVAKKVPETSQAVPLISKCS
- the CHRNG gene encoding acetylcholine receptor subunit gamma isoform X1 — protein: MHGGQGLLLLLPLLAVCLGVQGRNQEERLLADLMQNYDPNLRPAERDSDVVNVSLKLTLTNLISLNEREEALTTNVWIEMQWCDYRLRWDPRDYEGLWVLRVPSTMVWRPDIVLENNVDGVFEVALYCNVLVSPDGCIYWLPPAIFRSACSISVTYFPFDWQNCSLIFQSQTYSTNEIDLQLSQEDGQTIEWIFIDPEAFTGCLPCWCSLGHMLPLQLGHSGCRDLPSPHFLCLLLPACLPAENGEWAIQHRPAKMLLDPAAPAQEAGHQKVVFYLLIQRKPLFYVINIIAPCVLISSVAILIYFLPAKAGGQKCTVAINVLLAQTVFLFLVAKKVPETSQAVPLISKYLTFLLVVTILIVVNAVVVLNVSLRSPHTHSMAQGVRKARTFPAHFNILLPTPLHLPLARPWPYSSPATFHSTPILGVS